Proteins found in one Deinococcus aestuarii genomic segment:
- a CDS encoding xanthine dehydrogenase family protein molybdopterin-binding subunit codes for MTRALPKPLPLDVPGGAIGRRLDRVDGPDKVTGHATYAVEYEVPNVAHAVLVTSSIAHGRVRRIDTSAALTVPGVLAVLTHESGGVKLKPVEAPFPEGTSGTALLPLQTDKIEQRGQVVAVVVAETLEQAQHGAVLIEPEYEEEPFIGTLEESLKSGRADLREPVEDEEYQRGEAEKAFAEAEIQLDLTYTTPQENHNPLEMHGTLAVWESETHLTVYEPSQWILAPKHTLAHHFGLDPEHVRVVSPYIGGGFGSKAATWSHLPLAALAAKIVKRPVKLSRTRAQMFAGVGYRPATVQKYKLGATRDGKITSISIQAETQAGMNGDFPEPVAGVTQMLYDVPNMAVSHELARTHAGEGIMMRAPGEASGSFALESAVDELAVAAGLDPLEVRLRNYAETDPKSGLPYSSKLLRECYRQGADLFGWERRTPEPGSMRDGDTLIGWGMATVTYPVYASAATARARIFDDGRAEIEAGSQDIGTGTYTILTQIAADGFGMEAGSVKVLLGDTNYPKNAYSGGSRTAASVGDVVMAASQGARQELALIAVQDEESPLHGLNPLDLDAREGRLFKRDEPSRGETFQDILTRAGRNHVEVYREVLPVGGDPKSLDQMMGAKNASTEADAAGYARHSFGAAFVEVRVDPDLMTPRVSRIVGVFDIGRVLNRKTAESQLIGGMIWGVGMALHEQTDVDPGTGLVLNADLAEYQLPVNADIGAVEVHVLDVPDPHASRLGARGAGELGIVGLAAAVANAVYHATGKRVRDLPITIDKLC; via the coding sequence ATGACCCGCGCACTCCCCAAGCCCCTCCCCCTGGACGTGCCCGGCGGCGCCATCGGTCGGCGGCTGGACCGGGTGGACGGCCCCGACAAGGTGACGGGCCACGCCACCTATGCGGTCGAGTACGAGGTGCCCAACGTCGCCCACGCCGTTCTCGTCACGTCCTCCATCGCGCATGGACGTGTGAGGCGCATCGACACCTCCGCCGCCCTAACGGTGCCCGGCGTGCTGGCGGTACTGACCCACGAGTCGGGGGGCGTAAAGCTCAAACCCGTCGAGGCCCCCTTCCCGGAGGGCACCTCGGGCACGGCCCTGCTGCCCCTCCAGACGGACAAGATCGAGCAGCGCGGGCAGGTCGTCGCCGTCGTCGTGGCCGAGACGCTGGAGCAGGCGCAACACGGGGCCGTCCTCATCGAGCCCGAGTACGAGGAGGAGCCCTTCATCGGGACGCTGGAGGAGAGCCTGAAGAGTGGGCGTGCAGACCTCCGGGAGCCGGTGGAGGACGAGGAGTATCAGCGCGGGGAGGCCGAGAAGGCGTTCGCGGAGGCCGAAATTCAGCTTGACCTCACCTACACCACCCCGCAGGAGAACCACAACCCGCTGGAGATGCACGGCACCCTGGCCGTGTGGGAGAGCGAGACGCACCTCACCGTGTACGAGCCGAGCCAGTGGATTCTGGCCCCGAAACACACCCTGGCCCACCACTTCGGCCTGGACCCCGAACACGTGCGGGTGGTCTCGCCCTACATCGGCGGGGGCTTCGGCAGCAAGGCCGCCACGTGGTCGCACCTGCCGCTTGCGGCACTGGCGGCGAAGATCGTGAAGCGCCCCGTCAAGCTCTCGCGCACCCGGGCGCAGATGTTCGCGGGCGTGGGTTACCGGCCCGCCACGGTGCAGAAGTACAAACTCGGCGCGACGAGGGACGGCAAGATCACCTCCATCTCCATCCAGGCCGAGACCCAGGCGGGGATGAACGGCGACTTCCCCGAGCCGGTCGCGGGCGTGACCCAGATGCTCTACGACGTGCCGAACATGGCGGTCTCGCACGAACTCGCGCGGACCCACGCGGGCGAGGGGATCATGATGCGCGCCCCCGGCGAGGCGAGCGGGTCCTTCGCCCTGGAGAGCGCGGTGGACGAACTCGCCGTCGCTGCCGGGCTCGACCCCCTGGAAGTGCGGCTGCGGAACTACGCCGAGACGGACCCCAAGAGCGGCCTCCCCTACAGCAGCAAGCTCCTGCGCGAGTGCTACCGGCAGGGCGCCGACCTCTTCGGCTGGGAGCGGCGTACCCCCGAGCCGGGCTCCATGCGCGACGGCGACACGCTGATCGGCTGGGGGATGGCGACGGTGACCTACCCCGTCTACGCCAGCGCCGCGACCGCCCGCGCCCGCATCTTCGACGATGGCCGCGCGGAGATCGAGGCGGGCTCGCAGGACATCGGGACCGGCACCTACACCATCCTGACTCAGATCGCCGCCGACGGCTTCGGGATGGAGGCCGGGAGCGTGAAGGTCCTGCTGGGCGACACCAACTACCCCAAGAACGCCTACTCGGGCGGCTCGCGCACGGCGGCCAGCGTGGGCGACGTGGTGATGGCGGCCTCGCAGGGGGCGCGGCAGGAACTCGCCCTGATCGCGGTGCAGGACGAGGAGTCGCCGCTGCACGGGCTGAACCCCCTCGACCTCGACGCCCGGGAGGGGCGCCTGTTCAAGCGGGACGAGCCCTCGCGCGGGGAGACCTTTCAGGACATCCTGACGCGCGCGGGCCGCAACCACGTCGAGGTCTACCGCGAGGTGCTGCCGGTGGGCGGTGACCCGAAGAGCCTCGACCAGATGATGGGGGCCAAGAACGCCTCGACGGAGGCGGACGCGGCGGGGTACGCCCGGCATTCCTTCGGGGCGGCCTTCGTGGAGGTGCGGGTGGACCCCGACCTGATGACGCCGCGGGTGTCCCGCATCGTGGGCGTCTTCGACATCGGGCGGGTGCTCAACCGCAAGACGGCGGAGAGCCAACTCATCGGCGGGATGATCTGGGGCGTCGGGATGGCGTTGCACGAGCAGACGGACGTGGACCCGGGAACGGGGCTGGTGCTGAACGCCGACCTCGCCGAGTACCAGCTTCCCGTCAACGCGGACATCGGCGCGGTGGAGGTTCATGTGCTCGACGTGCCCGACCCCCACGCGAGCCGCCTCGGGGCGCGGGGCGCGGGCGAACTCGGCATCGTGGGGCTGGCAGCGGCGGTGGCGAACGCGGTCTACCACGCGACGGGAAAACGGGTCCGGGACCTGCCGATCACCATCGACAAGTTGTGTTGA
- a CDS encoding SDR family oxidoreductase has product MTEPDPIPDPTIQSRRRVLGKLGGLAAALTIPTALARQNSNLGSSGRIPAQSVKRNPVTQYPKPPFPKQTQPWPGLASKMVPRPDHGETSYQGTGRLVGRKALITGGDSGIGRAVAIAYAREGADVAINYLPAEESDAREVIALIRAAGRKAVAIPGDLRSEAFCQELVARAVRELGGLDILVSNAARQHQVPSIEDLTTELFDWTMKTNLYAMFWITKAAMPHFQPGASIIVTASEQAYDPSPNLLDYAQTKAAQVAFTKLLSKQVIHKGIRVNAVAPGPIWTPLQPSGGQDPNKLPQFGANTPIMRPGQPAELAAAYVTLASQESSYATGQVYGVNGGNAQP; this is encoded by the coding sequence ATGACCGAGCCTGATCCCATTCCTGATCCCACGATCCAGTCCAGACGCAGGGTTCTTGGCAAGCTCGGCGGGCTGGCCGCGGCGCTCACCATCCCGACGGCCCTCGCGCGGCAGAACAGCAACCTGGGGAGCAGCGGGCGCATCCCCGCGCAGTCGGTGAAGCGCAACCCGGTCACCCAGTACCCCAAGCCGCCCTTCCCCAAGCAGACGCAGCCCTGGCCGGGGTTGGCGAGCAAGATGGTTCCTCGTCCTGACCACGGCGAGACGAGCTACCAGGGAACCGGGCGGCTGGTGGGCCGCAAGGCGCTCATCACCGGCGGCGACTCGGGCATCGGGCGCGCGGTGGCGATTGCCTACGCCCGTGAGGGCGCCGACGTGGCGATCAACTACCTGCCCGCCGAGGAGAGTGACGCCCGCGAGGTCATCGCCCTGATCCGGGCGGCGGGGCGCAAGGCCGTCGCCATTCCCGGCGATCTCCGCAGCGAGGCCTTTTGTCAGGAACTCGTCGCGCGGGCGGTCCGCGAACTCGGCGGCCTCGACATCCTGGTGAGCAACGCGGCGCGGCAGCATCAGGTGCCCTCCATCGAGGACCTGACGACCGAGCTGTTCGACTGGACGATGAAGACCAACCTCTACGCGATGTTCTGGATCACCAAGGCGGCCATGCCGCACTTCCAGCCGGGGGCGAGCATCATCGTCACGGCGTCCGAGCAGGCCTACGACCCTTCCCCGAACCTGCTCGACTACGCGCAGACGAAAGCCGCGCAGGTGGCCTTTACCAAGCTGCTCTCCAAGCAGGTCATCCACAAGGGCATCCGGGTGAACGCCGTGGCGCCGGGGCCGATCTGGACGCCGCTCCAGCCCAGCGGCGGCCAGGACCCGAACAAGCTGCCGCAGTTCGGGGCGAACACGCCGATCATGCGCCCCGGGCAGCCCGCCGAGCTGGCGGCGGCCTACGTGACGCTGGCCTCGCAGGAGTCGAGCTACGCCACCGGGCAGGTCTACGGGGTCAACGGCGGCAACGCCCAGCCGTGA